GAGCCAAGCACCCTGCCCACCAGCAGGTGGCGAGCCGTGCGGGTCCGACTTGGCATCTGAGCAGCTAGTTCGGCTCTGGCACCCTCCATGGCTCGCCCGAATGGCACCAATGATGGGCAGACCACCTCACAGGCGCGGCACTGAAGACACGAATCCATGATCCCCGCGAAGCTCTCGTCCACCTCAACGACGCCGTCGGCGACGGCCGACATGGCCATCAGGCGGCCCCGCGGCGAAAACGACTCTTTGCCAGTCAATCGGAACGTCGGGCATTCCGGGAGGCATAATCCACAGCGAACACAGGCATTAAGTTCAGCCCCGGTGGGTGCGTGATCGGTCACCCAACCCATCAGATACCACCGGGCAGCCGACCAGGGTTGACCACCCGGCACGGATCGAACCGGCGAATCAGTTCCCGTTGGAGGTCGAGCCCTGGAGGGGGCGTACCCCACGGGTCCATGTCTGAATACAGCCCGGCCGGTCCAGAGACGATCACCAGAGCCCCGCCCTGGGACTCTGCCCAAGCTCTCAGCTCGGCGGCGCCTTCGGCGTCAACACTGGCTGCCTTGATTTCGCCAACGCCGAGCCCGGCCTGATAGCGCCACCCGGACGGCAATCGCTCGATCGCGCTTCGGGTTGAAGCCGGTGGCACCCGCAGCGACCAACCAACAACTCCAGTTGGTTCGGGTTCCCAGGACCAACCGGGAACGACCGTTCCGTCCAGCGCCTCAACCTGGCCGTCCACTTCCGCTTCGGTGCCGCCCAGGTAGACCTTCGCCACCCCATCGGATTCAACCACGGCGGTCGGTCGGTAGGCGGTCGCCAGGGCTCTGTCGCCGTCGGCCACCGAAACGGTGACTTTTGTGGACGGCTCCGGCCACAGCTTCAGGCAGGCCTGGGCGATCACCCCGAGGGATCCATACGAACCGACCGCCAGGCGGGGCAAGTCGAAGCCGGTGACGTTCTTGACCACCCGGCCCCCGGCGCGCACTCGACGCCCATCACCGGTGACGAGATCGACTTCGAGCACCCGGTCCCTGGTGGGTCCATACCGGGCTCGCCGCCACCCGCTAACCCCGGCCGCCATCACACCGCCGATGGTGGCGGCGCCCGGAAGTTCCGGCAACACGGCCATCTGGCCGCGATCGGCCAGCATCTCCTCCAGGTCCGAAACGCGCATTCCAGCCTCGACGGTGACGGTGAAATCTTCCGGCTGCCAGTCGATGAGCCGGTTGAGCTGCGAAGTGGCGATCAGGAGGTCTGGGTCGATTCGACCCCCGATTCCCTGGTGGGTACCACCACCCCAAATGACGGCCTTGAGCTGATGTTCGCTCGCCAGATCAAGAATATGCTCAAGCTCGTCGATGGTTTGTGGGGCGACCATCAGGTCGCACTCAGGAAGTCCACTGTCGGCAACGGCCGGCCGAACATATGAGGCAAACACCGCGGCAATGGTCACAGCCAGGCACCGGTCGGAAGGGGCCGTCCCAGGTCTGCGCAACGGGATCCGGCCGGCAACACCTTTTGTGGATTGAACAATCCATCAGGATCGAACGCCTCTCGCAGCCTTGCCTGAGCATCGAGATCGGCCTCGTTGTAAAGGAGTGGCATGAGGTCTCGCTTCTCGAGTCCGATCCCATGTTCGCCCGACAAGGCACCTCCGGCTTCGATGCAGACTCTGGCGACCTCCTCCATGGCAGCATGCACGATGTCGAGCTGCCCCTCGACCGAGGCGTCAAAGGCGACGAGCGGATGCAGATTGCCGTCACCGGCATGGAAGACATTGAGCATAAGAACATCATGGC
This sequence is a window from Acidimicrobiia bacterium. Protein-coding genes within it:
- a CDS encoding FAD-binding oxidoreductase; translated protein: MTIAAVFASYVRPAVADSGLPECDLMVAPQTIDELEHILDLASEHQLKAVIWGGGTHQGIGGRIDPDLLIATSQLNRLIDWQPEDFTVTVEAGMRVSDLEEMLADRGQMAVLPELPGAATIGGVMAAGVSGWRRARYGPTRDRVLEVDLVTGDGRRVRAGGRVVKNVTGFDLPRLAVGSYGSLGVIAQACLKLWPEPSTKVTVSVADGDRALATAYRPTAVVESDGVAKVYLGGTEAEVDGQVEALDGTVVPGWSWEPEPTGVVGWSLRVPPASTRSAIERLPSGWRYQAGLGVGEIKAASVDAEGAAELRAWAESQGGALVIVSGPAGLYSDMDPWGTPPPGLDLQRELIRRFDPCRVVNPGRLPGGI
- a CDS encoding (Fe-S)-binding protein, translated to MGWVTDHAPTGAELNACVRCGLCLPECPTFRLTGKESFSPRGRLMAMSAVADGVVEVDESFAGIMDSCLQCRACEVVCPSLVPFGRAMEGARAELAAQMPSRTRTARHLLVGRVLGS